Proteins encoded within one genomic window of Prochlorococcus marinus str. MIT 9515:
- the galE gene encoding UDP-glucose 4-epimerase GalE, with amino-acid sequence MSTVIVAGGAGYIGSHTVRELQNEGFEPIVLDNLVYGHRNIVEDVLAVPLVIGQVGDKPLLKKLFSGEHPLTRGKDIKGIMHFAAYAYVGESVVDPAKYYKNNLVETISLLEALLEDSKKRNSQPIPIVFSSSCATYGIPLEAEIPIIERTPQNPINPYGRSKLMMEKILIDYHKAYELPVSILRYFNAAGADINGDIGEDHNPETHLIPLVLEALSDKEGFLKVNGIDYPTFDGTCIRDYVHVSDLAKAHVLALNKIMNDKSLSIYNLGNGKGYSIMEVIDASKKVTGKEIRILQSKRRQGDPPVLISSPEKAKKELLWKPEFQDLESIIRTAWNWYLFKKKFNSNK; translated from the coding sequence ATGTCTACTGTAATAGTTGCTGGAGGTGCAGGTTATATTGGCTCTCATACTGTAAGAGAACTTCAGAATGAAGGTTTTGAACCTATCGTACTAGATAATTTAGTTTATGGTCATAGAAATATTGTCGAGGATGTCTTAGCAGTTCCTTTAGTAATTGGTCAAGTAGGCGACAAGCCACTTTTAAAAAAACTTTTTTCAGGAGAACATCCCCTAACTAGAGGTAAAGATATAAAGGGGATTATGCATTTTGCTGCTTACGCTTATGTGGGGGAATCTGTTGTTGACCCTGCTAAATACTATAAAAACAACTTAGTAGAAACAATCAGCCTCTTAGAGGCTTTGTTGGAAGATTCCAAAAAAAGAAACTCTCAACCAATCCCGATTGTTTTTAGCTCATCTTGTGCGACATATGGGATACCTCTAGAAGCCGAAATCCCCATAATTGAAAGGACTCCACAGAATCCGATCAACCCTTATGGAAGGAGTAAATTAATGATGGAGAAAATTTTAATTGATTATCACAAAGCTTATGAGCTGCCTGTATCCATACTTCGTTACTTCAATGCTGCAGGCGCGGACATTAATGGGGACATTGGTGAAGATCATAATCCAGAAACACATTTGATTCCTTTAGTACTTGAGGCTCTTTCTGATAAAGAGGGTTTTTTAAAGGTTAATGGTATTGATTATCCAACATTTGATGGCACATGTATAAGAGATTACGTACATGTAAGTGATTTAGCAAAAGCTCATGTTTTGGCTTTAAATAAAATAATGAATGATAAAAGTTTATCAATTTATAATCTTGGAAATGGTAAAGGATATTCAATAATGGAAGTTATAGATGCTTCAAAAAAAGTTACTGGGAAAGAAATTAGAATATTACAATCCAAAAGACGGCAAGGCGATCCCCCTGTACTTATTTCCTCGCCTGAAAAAGCGAAGAAGGAATTGTTATGGAAACCAGAATTCCAAGATTTAGAAAGCATCATACGGACTGCTTGGAATTGGTATCTTTTTAAGAAAAAATTTAACTCCAACAAATAA
- the ribH gene encoding 6,7-dimethyl-8-ribityllumazine synthase, producing the protein MAIFEGSFTTASNLKVGIVVARFNDLITNKILSGCLDCLKRHGLDTSETSETLDIVWVPGSFELPIAAKTLLKKSNYDVLISLGAVIRGETSHYDVVISEASKGIAQVSYDYDVPIIFGVLTTDSMQQALERAGIKNNLGWNYALQAIEMGSLIKNLN; encoded by the coding sequence ATGGCTATCTTTGAGGGATCTTTTACTACTGCTTCAAACTTGAAAGTGGGCATAGTTGTTGCAAGGTTTAATGATTTAATTACTAATAAAATATTATCTGGTTGCCTTGATTGTTTGAAAAGGCATGGTTTAGATACCTCAGAAACAAGTGAAACACTTGATATAGTCTGGGTACCTGGATCATTCGAACTACCAATAGCAGCGAAAACACTTTTGAAAAAATCAAACTACGATGTTTTAATTTCTCTTGGAGCTGTTATTAGAGGAGAAACCTCTCATTATGATGTTGTTATTTCTGAGGCAAGTAAGGGAATTGCGCAAGTTTCATATGATTATGATGTTCCAATTATTTTTGGTGTTTTAACGACTGATAGTATGCAGCAGGCTTTAGAAAGAGCTGGTATAAAAAATAATCTTGGTTGGAATTATGCTTTACAGGCAATAGAAATGGGTTCTCTAATCAAAAATTTAAATTAG
- the psbZ gene encoding photosystem II reaction center protein PsbZ — MQAVNFFFVNALLFSSLIAVVGVPVLYVTQPSTEEGQKESRRKIYSIAAVWVVLVFATGIVSSLV, encoded by the coding sequence ATGCAGGCAGTTAATTTTTTCTTTGTAAATGCTCTTTTATTTTCTTCTCTTATTGCAGTAGTTGGAGTTCCTGTTTTATATGTAACTCAACCCTCTACTGAAGAAGGCCAGAAAGAAAGTAGAAGAAAAATATATTCTATTGCTGCAGTTTGGGTGGTTTTAGTTTTTGCTACAGGGATTGTTTCATCTTTAGTTTGA
- the mutS gene encoding DNA mismatch repair protein MutS: MQDETIIQKELFAINNELKLPKSSSKISDNLSTEELKKESQRRPRQRKNATNVINKFKNELHNKSRDNCINEKSFSYKTVEKEKLTPILKHYVKLKEENSDRLLLYRLGDFFECFFEDAVLISNLLEITLTSKDAGKEIGKIPMAGVPHHAMERYCAELIKKNNSVVICDQLEKSTGNYGTPLKRGVTRIITPGTVIEEGMLVAKKNNWITAIHLSKNISENLDEWGISRADVSTGELLTMEGKSLPKLFDELVKLDTSEIIIGSNEEKSLLEEQNENITYTVTQETFFSINEASSTIKNYFQILSLEGLGLKNLNNATKALGGLLNYLEKINPSNLENDSSLRISLDFPQIQFPKDHLIIDYQTQKNLEIKNTQRENNYAGSLLWSIDKTYTCMGARCLRRWIDSPLLDIDEICKRQNIISNFLESKKLRIDTQNILRAMGDLERLSGRACAGHASPRDLIAISEGLKKLPKLKSIVNLFKYKIPSWTDQLKNVDNELLELADLISFKLVGNPPLNTSEGGIIHDGVDNVLDGLRNLIDDYSDWLNEEELKERKISKISNLKIQFHKNFGYYISINKSKVNLAPDHWIKRQTLTNEERYVTTEIKNKESKIFQVKNRAAAKEYELFCEIRNLVASKTKKIRSIAKSIACIDALLGLSITSLENNFIKPTLLPIQNSTTQQSTEIIKGRNPIVEQLLTNKEFISNDILFNNKQKLIILTGPNASGKSCFIRQIGLIQILSQIGSFIPASKANIQIADRIFTRIGAVDDQSSGQSTFMVEMSETASILNQATSNSLVLLDEIGRGTSTFDGLSIAWSVSEYLAKKIVCNTIFATHYHELNYLKNTNKNVENFQVLVKQKKDQLYFCHKITKGGANKSYGIEAAKLAGVPKEVIDKAKLVLDYLEKNNQLNSQIQI; the protein is encoded by the coding sequence ATGCAAGACGAAACTATAATTCAGAAAGAATTATTTGCAATCAATAATGAACTTAAACTTCCAAAGAGCTCGAGTAAAATTTCTGATAATTTATCGACTGAAGAATTAAAAAAAGAGTCACAGAGAAGGCCGAGACAAAGAAAAAATGCCACCAATGTAATTAACAAATTCAAGAATGAGTTACATAATAAAAGCAGGGATAATTGCATTAATGAAAAATCTTTCAGTTATAAAACAGTTGAAAAAGAAAAATTAACTCCAATTCTCAAGCATTATGTAAAATTAAAAGAAGAAAACAGCGATAGATTGTTGTTATATAGATTAGGTGACTTTTTTGAATGTTTTTTTGAAGATGCTGTACTTATATCTAACCTATTAGAAATAACATTAACCAGCAAAGATGCTGGGAAAGAAATTGGGAAAATCCCTATGGCGGGGGTCCCTCATCACGCAATGGAGAGATACTGCGCAGAGTTAATTAAAAAAAATAATTCGGTTGTTATTTGCGATCAGTTAGAAAAAAGTACTGGAAATTATGGTACACCATTAAAAAGAGGAGTAACAAGAATAATCACCCCTGGAACTGTAATTGAAGAAGGTATGCTGGTTGCGAAAAAAAATAATTGGATAACAGCAATCCACTTATCAAAAAATATTTCTGAAAATCTAGATGAATGGGGTATTTCAAGAGCAGATGTGAGTACAGGAGAGCTATTAACAATGGAAGGTAAATCACTTCCAAAGTTATTCGATGAACTTGTTAAGTTAGATACATCAGAGATCATAATTGGAAGCAATGAAGAGAAAAGTTTATTAGAAGAACAAAATGAAAACATCACATATACCGTTACGCAAGAGACTTTTTTCAGTATTAATGAAGCAAGTTCAACTATAAAAAACTATTTCCAAATTCTAAGTCTAGAAGGTCTAGGGCTCAAAAATTTAAACAATGCGACCAAAGCACTTGGTGGCCTACTAAATTATCTAGAGAAAATCAATCCTTCCAATTTAGAGAACGATTCTTCTCTAAGAATTTCTTTAGATTTCCCACAAATACAATTTCCAAAAGATCATTTAATTATTGATTATCAAACTCAAAAAAATTTAGAAATAAAAAATACACAACGAGAAAACAATTATGCAGGTTCGCTTCTTTGGAGTATTGACAAAACATATACCTGCATGGGCGCAAGATGTTTAAGAAGATGGATAGATTCTCCATTATTAGATATTGATGAAATTTGTAAAAGACAAAATATTATTTCAAACTTTTTAGAGTCTAAAAAGTTAAGAATAGATACCCAAAATATACTTAGAGCAATGGGCGATTTAGAGAGACTTTCGGGAAGGGCATGCGCTGGTCATGCAAGTCCAAGAGATTTGATAGCAATATCTGAAGGCTTAAAAAAATTACCTAAATTAAAGTCAATTGTTAATTTATTTAAGTATAAAATCCCATCTTGGACGGATCAATTAAAGAATGTTGATAATGAACTTCTAGAATTAGCAGATCTAATAAGTTTCAAACTTGTAGGAAATCCCCCTTTAAATACTAGTGAAGGCGGAATTATCCATGATGGAGTTGACAATGTACTAGATGGCTTACGTAATTTAATCGACGATTACTCAGATTGGTTAAATGAAGAAGAATTAAAAGAAAGAAAAATTAGTAAAATCTCGAATTTAAAGATTCAATTTCATAAAAACTTTGGTTATTACATTTCAATAAACAAATCAAAAGTTAATTTAGCACCAGACCATTGGATTAAAAGGCAAACTCTTACTAATGAGGAGAGATATGTAACTACAGAAATAAAAAATAAAGAAAGTAAAATATTTCAAGTAAAAAACCGGGCAGCGGCAAAAGAGTATGAATTATTTTGTGAGATAAGAAATCTTGTAGCTTCAAAAACAAAAAAAATTAGATCCATCGCAAAATCTATAGCGTGTATAGATGCATTACTCGGTTTATCCATTACATCATTAGAGAATAATTTCATAAAACCTACTCTTTTACCCATTCAAAATTCAACGACCCAACAAAGTACAGAAATTATTAAAGGACGGAATCCCATCGTTGAACAATTATTAACTAATAAAGAATTTATATCTAATGATATTTTGTTTAATAATAAGCAAAAATTAATAATATTAACTGGTCCAAATGCTAGTGGAAAAAGCTGCTTTATTAGACAAATAGGTTTAATTCAAATTTTATCTCAAATTGGTAGTTTCATCCCTGCAAGTAAAGCAAATATACAAATTGCGGATCGAATATTTACAAGAATTGGAGCTGTAGATGATCAATCTTCCGGGCAGTCAACATTCATGGTAGAAATGTCAGAGACAGCATCAATACTAAACCAAGCGACATCAAACTCTCTTGTTTTACTTGATGAGATCGGCAGAGGGACATCTACTTTTGACGGATTATCCATAGCGTGGTCAGTGAGTGAATATCTTGCAAAAAAAATTGTATGTAATACCATTTTTGCTACTCATTACCATGAACTTAATTATCTTAAAAATACAAATAAAAATGTAGAAAATTTTCAAGTATTAGTTAAACAGAAAAAGGATCAACTATATTTTTGTCATAAAATAACAAAAGGTGGGGCAAACAAAAGTTACGGTATTGAAGCTGCAAAGTTAGCTGGGGTTCCCAAAGAAGTTATCGATAAAGCTAAATTAGTTTTAGATTATTTAGAAAAAAATAATCAGTTAAATTCTCAAATACAAATTTAA
- a CDS encoding precorrin-8X methylmutase → MIKDHPIFLESIRFIRSNLIENNFNYLENKVLERLVHTSGDFNIQKLLEFSEGACEKAVKSLKDGAPILTDTDMAAAAIKSMAKNTNGNLVVSAKQWFDDKNFLGLTKTAYGIEKGWIELSTKNVGSQSPIIVIGSSPTALVNLLKILTNSKQIPSLIIGMPVGFIGVKQSKNKLLNTNYPRIVVQSTRGGAAMAAAAVNALLRETI, encoded by the coding sequence ATGATAAAAGATCATCCTATTTTTTTAGAAAGTATTAGATTTATAAGATCTAATTTGATTGAAAATAATTTTAATTATTTAGAAAATAAAGTTTTAGAAAGATTAGTGCATACCTCAGGTGATTTTAATATTCAGAAACTCTTGGAATTTAGCGAAGGTGCTTGTGAAAAAGCTGTGAAATCCCTAAAAGACGGCGCACCAATACTGACTGATACTGATATGGCAGCAGCAGCTATAAAATCAATGGCAAAAAATACAAATGGAAACTTAGTTGTTTCGGCGAAACAATGGTTTGATGATAAAAACTTTTTAGGATTGACTAAAACTGCTTATGGGATAGAAAAAGGTTGGATTGAATTGTCTACCAAAAATGTAGGAAGTCAATCACCAATTATTGTGATTGGAAGTTCTCCAACAGCATTAGTTAATTTATTAAAGATTCTGACAAATTCAAAACAGATTCCTAGTTTAATTATTGGAATGCCTGTAGGTTTTATTGGGGTAAAACAAAGTAAAAATAAATTACTTAATACCAATTATCCAAGGATTGTCGTCCAATCAACAAGAGGAGGCGCTGCAATGGCGGCAGCAGCGGTTAATGCCTTATTGAGAGAAACTATTTAA
- the holA gene encoding DNA polymerase III subunit delta → MPIQIIWGNDLNACNKFIKKIIDQKVSKIWIEINVSYLNGDDDNQIKQAFDEILTPPLGDGSRVVVLKNNPIFTNKNEDIRIKFEKIYQNIPDNTYFILQNIKKPDSRLKSTKFIQNLIKKDLVLETSFSLPDIWDYEGQKRYLEVTANSMNIQLGEGAAELIMKSIGNDSFNLRNELAKAKIYLSASNRNETKELILKVDEIKNIFNDHQSNIFKIIDHLLQNNINESLIDIHYLLKKGEPALRLNAGLISQIRIHTIVKLLHKSGEQDLPTICKIANISNPKRIFFIRKKVNNTSSNFLIKLMSNLLDIEFSLKKGNNPFNVFTEHLVNLS, encoded by the coding sequence ATGCCAATACAAATAATTTGGGGAAACGATTTAAATGCATGTAATAAGTTTATTAAAAAAATAATTGATCAAAAGGTATCCAAAATTTGGATAGAAATAAACGTTAGCTATTTAAATGGTGATGACGATAACCAAATAAAACAAGCATTTGATGAAATACTAACACCTCCTTTAGGCGATGGATCAAGAGTAGTTGTATTAAAAAATAACCCAATATTTACTAACAAAAATGAGGATATAAGGATCAAATTCGAAAAAATTTATCAAAATATTCCAGATAATACTTACTTTATTTTGCAAAACATCAAAAAACCAGACTCAAGACTAAAAAGTACCAAATTCATTCAAAATTTAATTAAAAAAGATTTAGTACTTGAAACTTCATTTTCATTACCAGATATCTGGGATTATGAAGGCCAGAAAAGATACTTAGAAGTCACAGCAAATTCAATGAATATTCAACTAGGGGAAGGAGCTGCTGAATTAATTATGAAATCAATAGGAAATGATAGTTTTAACTTAAGGAACGAATTAGCTAAAGCGAAGATATATTTATCTGCATCCAATAGGAACGAAACTAAAGAGCTTATTCTGAAAGTTGATGAAATTAAAAATATATTTAATGATCATCAATCAAATATTTTTAAAATAATTGATCATCTTTTACAAAATAATATTAACGAAAGTCTTATCGATATTCATTATTTATTAAAAAAAGGCGAGCCTGCTTTAAGGCTTAATGCAGGATTAATAAGTCAAATCAGAATTCATACCATAGTAAAGTTACTTCATAAATCAGGTGAGCAAGATTTACCAACAATATGTAAGATTGCTAATATATCAAATCCAAAAAGAATCTTTTTTATCCGTAAGAAAGTAAATAATACATCCTCAAATTTCTTAATTAAATTGATGAGTAATTTATTAGATATTGAATTCTCACTAAAAAAAGGTAATAATCCCTTTAATGTTTTTACAGAACATCTCGTTAACTTAAGTTAA
- a CDS encoding aspartate kinase, which translates to MALLIKKFGGTSVGDITKIKAIAQSIAQSKEAGNDIVVVVSAMGNSTDKLNKLAESISKNPNRRELDMLLSTGEQVSMALLSMSLNEYGIPAISMTGSQVGIITESIHGKARILDIKTERIKNYINQGYVVVIAGFQGSTLSHTGTTEITTLGRGGSDTSAVALSTALGAETCEIYTDVPGVLTTDPRIVSDAKLLDVISCEEMLELASVGASVLHPRAVEIARNYGIKLYVKSSQTLSKGTLLHSNIKPLALKRGGLELTKTVNSLEVLEKQIVFSISKLPDRPGIAAQIFETLSEASINVDLIIQATHDGNSNDIAFTVNQFDLTKTIEQCKLITNQLGGEYNFKTNMTKLSIQGAGIMGRPSVSADLFDTLSQANINVRLIATSEIKVSCVIDIDNIPKAIRFVGEKFKLSDKQIFINPLFEREDQPEVRGIALDKNQVQVSFRNLPDKPGVAASICLALAESNLIFDTIVQSESLTSFKTKDISFTMNKQDRARANKIFYSLTKKLSGAFVEDGPAIAKVSTVGAGMASKVGTAGKIFRALANKNINIEMIATSEIRTSCIVLEKDCDQAVNAIHSYFELDK; encoded by the coding sequence ATGGCTTTATTAATCAAAAAATTTGGCGGCACTTCGGTTGGTGACATTACAAAAATTAAGGCTATTGCGCAAAGTATTGCTCAAAGTAAAGAAGCTGGGAATGATATCGTCGTAGTTGTATCTGCAATGGGCAACTCTACAGATAAATTAAATAAATTAGCAGAATCAATCAGCAAAAATCCAAATAGGCGGGAATTAGACATGCTCCTCTCTACAGGTGAGCAAGTATCTATGGCACTTCTATCAATGTCATTAAACGAATATGGGATCCCTGCAATATCTATGACCGGTAGCCAAGTTGGCATTATTACTGAATCTATTCATGGGAAAGCAAGAATTCTAGATATCAAAACAGAACGTATAAAAAATTATATTAATCAAGGTTATGTTGTGGTTATTGCTGGTTTTCAAGGTTCAACTCTTAGTCATACAGGAACAACGGAAATCACAACTTTGGGCAGGGGCGGTTCAGATACTTCAGCAGTAGCCCTTTCCACAGCATTAGGTGCAGAAACTTGCGAGATATATACAGATGTTCCTGGAGTTCTTACAACTGACCCAAGGATAGTATCTGATGCGAAATTATTAGATGTTATAAGTTGTGAAGAGATGCTAGAACTCGCAAGTGTTGGTGCATCAGTACTCCATCCAAGAGCTGTAGAAATTGCTCGCAATTATGGAATAAAATTATATGTTAAATCTAGTCAAACCCTCTCAAAGGGCACTCTTCTACATAGCAACATTAAGCCTTTGGCTCTCAAAAGAGGAGGGTTAGAATTAACAAAAACCGTTAATAGTCTTGAAGTATTAGAAAAACAAATCGTTTTTAGTATTTCCAAACTACCTGATAGGCCTGGAATTGCAGCTCAAATATTTGAAACCTTGTCTGAAGCAAGCATCAATGTTGATTTAATAATCCAAGCTACACATGATGGAAATAGTAATGACATCGCATTTACCGTTAATCAATTTGATTTAACCAAAACGATTGAGCAATGTAAATTAATAACAAATCAATTAGGTGGGGAATATAATTTCAAAACAAATATGACAAAGTTAAGTATTCAAGGCGCTGGGATAATGGGAAGACCAAGTGTCTCGGCTGATTTATTTGATACTCTATCCCAAGCAAACATAAATGTAAGATTAATAGCAACAAGCGAAATCAAAGTCAGCTGCGTAATCGACATAGATAATATTCCAAAAGCTATAAGATTTGTAGGTGAAAAATTTAAATTATCTGATAAACAAATATTTATTAATCCACTTTTTGAAAGAGAGGATCAACCCGAAGTCAGAGGAATTGCATTAGATAAAAATCAAGTTCAAGTTAGCTTTCGAAACCTACCGGATAAACCTGGTGTTGCAGCTTCGATATGTTTAGCTCTAGCAGAGAGTAATTTAATTTTTGATACTATTGTTCAATCTGAAAGCTTAACATCTTTCAAAACTAAAGATATAAGTTTTACTATGAATAAACAAGACAGAGCAAGAGCTAATAAAATTTTTTACTCTTTAACAAAAAAATTATCAGGAGCATTCGTTGAAGATGGACCTGCGATTGCCAAAGTAAGCACAGTTGGAGCTGGAATGGCATCTAAGGTCGGAACAGCAGGGAAAATATTTAGAGCACTTGCTAATAAAAACATTAATATTGAAATGATTGCCACAAGTGAAATCAGAACTTCTTGTATTGTCTTAGAAAAGGATTGTGACCAAGCAGTAAATGCTATTCATTCTTATTTCGAATTAGATAAATAA